One region of Astyanax mexicanus isolate ESR-SI-001 chromosome 15, AstMex3_surface, whole genome shotgun sequence genomic DNA includes:
- the kctd2 gene encoding BTB/POZ domain-containing protein KCTD2 — protein sequence MAELHIEASAAGIMEQSEHRGSVSVRLPSPTLVLPPRNGLSSPGVSGSRAVFGFPMKSSPSSPSEPAEKPGSRWVRLNVGGTYFVTTKQTLCREPKSFLYRLCQEDPDLDSDKDDTGAYLIDRDPTYFGPILNYLRHGKLIINKNLAEEGVLEEAEFYNIASLVRLVKERIRDNENRTSQGPVKHVYRVLQCQEEELTQMVSTMSDGWKFEQLISIGSSYNYGNEDQAEFLCVVSRELNNSTNGIVIEPTEKAKILQERGSRM from the exons ATGGCTGAGCTACACATCGAGGCGAGCGCCGCCGGGATCATGGAGCAGAGCGAGCACCGCGGCTCGGTTAGCGTCAGGCTGCCCTCGCCCACCCTGGTGCTCCCGCCCCGCAACGGCTTGTCCAGTCCCGGAGTGTCCGGCTCCAGAGCCGTGTTCGGCTTCCCTATGAAGAGCAGCCCGAGTTCCCCGTCAGAACCGGCGGAGAAGCCGGGCTCCCGGTGGGTCCGGCTGAACGTCGGGGGAACCTACTTTGTCACCACCAAACAGACCCTGTGTCGGGAACCCAAATCCTTTCTGTACCGGTTATGTCAAGAAGATCCAGACCTAGACTCAGATAAG GATGATACAGGAGCATATTTGATTGACAGGGACCCCACATACTTTGGACCCATCTTGAATTATCTGAGGCATGGGAAGCTGATCATCAACAAGAACCTTGCAGAAGAGG GAGTTCTGGAGGAAGCCGAATTTTACAACATTGCATCTCTGGTGAGGCTGGTGAAGGAGAGGATACGAGACAATGAGAACAGGACGTCCCAG ggCCCTGTGAAGCACGTGTATCGTGTGCTCCAGTGCCAGGAAGAGGAGCTCACTCAGATGGTCTCCACAATGTCTGATGGATGGAAGTTTGAGCAG CTCATTAGCATTGGATCCTCCTACAATTACGGCAACGAGGACCAGGCTGAGTTTCTGTGCGTGGTTTCCAGGGAACTCAACAACTCCACTAATGGGATTGTTATTGAACCAACTGAGAAGGCTAAG ATCCTTCAGGAGAGAGGTTCCCGGATGTGA
- the hexdc gene encoding hexosaminidase D: MDQRTLARGKRLVHLDLKGAPPRINYLYELIHLFADLGANGILVEYEDMFPYEKELKVLQSKVHPPYSREEIISFQDIAYSRGLEIIPLVQTFGHLEFVLKHSTFGKLREVHNCLGTLNPHSKQAIALVLDMLHQVMEVHPKSTVLHIGADEVYMLGQGEQSKEWLSIPGHSIDKLFLSHITTVVEGIRRSYPSLSVIMWDDMLRSMTSDTIKDSGLVGLVQPMLWDYSPVLDVNNSIMLMEKYRSAGLIQQWVASSFKGSTVVHTCVTNTQRHVDNHLQWLKVASGLSSDIELQGIALTGWQRYDHLSVLCELMPLGLHSLASCLQTLLHGSFTEEAQNKVMEALGTGTTDVGDIVRLSQGNSRSYTGMKLAEVVVQLTAMLESQDVRYFESSMYVRGWFSPYHRQRKIINPLFAEQIQNQAKMFLEAVEIKVKEVRQQMILLYPDSTVEEWISQHVTPVLKPLQDLLMDIHTALEDMGLSVSDTAAL, encoded by the exons ATGGACCAACGCACACTAGCAAGAGGCAAAAGACTGGTCCATTTGGATTTAAAGGGAGCCCCTCCCAGAATTAACTACCTGTATGAG CTAATCCATCTTTTTGCTGATCTTGGTGCAAATGGCATACTTGTTGAATATGAGGATATGTTTCCTTATGAGAAAGAGCTGAAGGTTCTGCAGTCCAAAGTTCATCCACCCTACAG TCGTGAAGAGATCATTTCCTTCCAAGATATTGCCTATTCCAGAGGGTTGGAGATCATTCCCTTGGTGCAGACGTTTGGACACCTTGAA TTTGTCCTGAAACACAGCACCTTTGGAAAGCTGCGAGAGGTCCATAACTGCCTGGGGACCCTGAATCCACACAGCAAGCAAGCAATAGCTCTTGTCCTAGATATGCTGCACCAAGTTATGGAGGTCCACCCTAAAAGCACTGTGCTGCATATTGGAGCAGATGAG GTGTACATGCTGGGTCAAGGAGAGCAGTCTAAGGAGTGGTTAAGCATTCCAGGTCACAGTATTGACAAGCTCTTCCTCAGTCACATCACTACAGTGGTAGAAGGGATTCGGAGGAGTTACCCCAGCCTTAGTGTGATAATGTGGGATGACATGCTCCGGAGCATGACTTCTGATACCATCAAAG ATAGTGGTCTTGTTGGACTGGTGCAGCCTATGCTTTGGGACTACAGCCCTGTTCTGGATGTGAACAACAGTA TTATGCTGATGGAGAAGTACAGGTCTGCTGGTTTGATTCAGCAATGGGTTGCCAGCTCTTTTAAAGGCTCAACCGTTGTACACACCTGTGTGACCAACACCCAGAGGCATGTGGACAACCATCTGCAGTGGTTAAAAGTGGCATCTGGCCTTTCTTCTGATATTGAATTACAGGGAATTGCGCTCACTGGGTGGCAAAG ATATGACCATCTATCAGTGTTGTGTGAACTGATGCCTCTCGGCTTGCATTCTCTTGCCTCATGTCTACAGACTCTTCTGCATG GAAGCTTTACTGAAGAGGCTCAAAATAAGGTGATGGAGGCTCTAGGCACCGGCACAACTGACGTAGGAGACATTGTAAG GCTGTCTCAGGGAAACTCCCGCTCATACACTGGGATGAAACTAGCTGAAGTCGTTGTACAGCTAACAGCAATGCTGGAGTCTCAAGATGTCAGATACTTTGAGAGTAGTAT GTATGTAAGAGGCTGGTTTTCCCCCTACCACAGACAGAGAAAGATCATCAACCCACTTTTTGCAGAACAAATTCAGAACCAGGCGAAAAT GTTCCTGGAAGCTGTAGAAATCAAGGTGAAGGAAGTGAGGCAACAAATGATCCTGCTTTACCCAGACTCAACAGTGGAAGAATGGATTTCACAGCATGTCACTCCAGTGTTGAAGCCACTACAGGATTTACTGATGGACATTCACACTGCCCTGGAGGACATGGGACTGTCTGTTAGTGACACTGCAGCTCTGTAG